Below is a window of Brassica oleracea var. oleracea cultivar TO1000 unplaced genomic scaffold, BOL UnpScaffold06271, whole genome shotgun sequence DNA.
gatttaagaaatatattatcatttaagtCACTAATCCACCAACTCTTATCCCGGTTTTGATATTGACCGGTCAAACCACTCTCttcaatcaaaatcaaaactaaaccgTAGAAAGCTTACTCACGTGCTTGTGTTGTGTCTTTACATCATCGTGACACGCAGCAAATTAGACCGTAGAAAAGCTTTACTCATGTAGTCATGTGCTTCTAATATCTTGACACGCAGTAAATTGGACCGTAGAAAGCGTACTCCATGTGcttgtgttgtgttgtgttgtgtcTTTACATCATCTTGACACGCTTGCTACTTGATGAGGAGTTTCTTAGACCTCTACTAGTTACAGTGTACGAAGCGGAAGCCGAAGGAAGTGAAGGGGACTTGTCGATATACGCATAACGCTCATCACCGTTCCAATACAGAATCACTCTGTTGGTACACGAATGAGACCAGCTATCACCTGAAATAGCACAACAAGTTGAAACATTAAGAATCAtaacaaataaatgataattAGCAAATAGAGATGAGGTTCGTCACCTAACGCAAGGGCTAACTGAAACGAGCCTTCGGTGTACTTTGTGGTCACCTGGTTTAATAACACAACCTGAGATTGGACTATTAGAGTATGTCTAAAGAGTTAATTATGGACCTCTCTGTGACCTTGTAAGTAGTGAGAGTTGAGATAAATGCTTACAGCAAGAGAGAACTTTTTGGCAAGCTTCATAAGCTTCAAAGCCATT
It encodes the following:
- the LOC106322087 gene encoding DNA repair protein RAD51 homolog 3-like isoform X2, coding for MALKLMKLAKKFSLAVTTKYTEGSFQLALALGDSWSHSCTNRVILYWNGDERYAYIDKSPSLPSASASYTVTSRGLRNSSSSSKRVKMM
- the LOC106322087 gene encoding DNA repair protein RAD51 homolog 3-like isoform X1, whose amino-acid sequence is MALKLMKLAKKFSLAVVLLNQVTTKYTEGSFQLALALGDSWSHSCTNRVILYWNGDERYAYIDKSPSLPSASASYTVTSRGLRNSSSSSKRVKMM